One Pseudorasbora parva isolate DD20220531a chromosome 4, ASM2467924v1, whole genome shotgun sequence genomic region harbors:
- the atp5pf gene encoding ATP synthase-coupling factor 6, mitochondrial, whose amino-acid sequence MTPAANVTPSRVIPISSCGDPEALIVICSSVPRVSNTSIMALHRLFRLSSLLRSAVSVTLRRNIGLSAVIFNKAKDLDPVQKLFLDKIREYGSKSKAAGGVVDGGAAYQKNLTDEMTKLQRLYGGGDLTQFPQFKFPEPKLEEVSTK is encoded by the exons ATGACACCGGCAGCAAATGTGACGCCATCACGCGTCATACCCATAAGCTCTTGCGGTGATCCGGAAGCGCTTATCGTCATCTGTTCTTCGGTGCCTCGGGTGTCAAACACAAG CATCATGGCTCTTCATCGGCTCTTCCGGCTGTCGTCTCTGCTGCGTTCGGCTGTGAGTGTGACGCTTCGCAGGAACATCGGTCTGTCCGCCGTGATCTTCAACAAAGCCAAAGATTTGGATCCGGTGCAGAAGCTCTTCCTGGATAAGATCCGCGAGTACGGCTCCAAGAGCAA ggcGGCCGGCGGTGTGGTGGATGGCGGTGCGGCCTATCAGAAGAACCTGACGGACGAGATGACCAAACTGCAGCGGCTGTACGGCGGAGGAGATCTCACACAGTTCCCTCAGTTCAAGTTCCCAG agCCCAAACTGGAGGAGGTGTCGACTAAATGA